In the genome of Marinomonas algicola, the window TAAACGTCACTTCATCTGAATGGCTCCATTCTTTACCTTCTCTTGCTAGCTTGTCACGGCGGACGGTGGCCATGACTCCAGCGGCTTGTTCTCCCCCCATCACAGAGATGCGTGCGTTTGGCCACATCCACAGAAAATCTGGATTGTAAGCGCGACCGCACATGCCGTAATTACCAGCACCAAAACTGCCACCAATTAATACGGTGATTTTAGGAACATTGGCACAAGCGACGGCCATCACCATTTTGGCTCCATGTTTTGCAATGCCTTCTGATTCGTATTTTTTACCTACCATGAAGCCAGTAATATTTTGTAGAAACAGCAACGGAATGTTTCTTTGGCAGCAAAGCTCGATAAAGTGCGCCCCTTTTTGTGCGGACTCACCAAAGAGAATGCCATTATTAGCAATGATACCTACTGGCATTCCATGAATATGAGCAAAGCCTGTTACTAAGGTCATGCCATACAATTGTTTAAATTCGTCAAACTCAGAGAGATCGACAATTCGAGCGATCACTTCGCGAACATCAAAGGACTTTCGTAAGTCGGTACCCACAATGCCGTATAATTCTTTAATATCAAATTTAGGCGCTGCAGGCTCTTGGCTTGTGATGTTCAAGGCTTGTGTTGAGTGAGTGTTTTTATAATTAAGATTAGCAATGCAACGACGCGCAATTTGCAACGCGTGTTCGTCGTTTTCGGCATAATGATCCGCTACGCCGGAAGTACGGCAATGGACATCCGCTCCGCCTAACTCTTCGGCCGTGACCACTTCGCCGGTTGCGGCTTTGACTAAAGGTGGGCCGGCTAAAAAGATGGTACCTTGATCTCGTACAATAATGGATTCATCGGCCATGGCAGGGACATAGGCACCCCCTGCGGTACACAGTCCCATAACGACGGCTATCTGAGGGATGCCCTTGGCGGACATACGTGCTTGATTATAAAAAATACGGCCGAAATGGTCTCGATCAGGGAACACATCATCTTGTTGTGGTAGGTTGGCGCCACCGGAATCCACTAAATAAATACAAGGCAGATGGTTCTGCTCTGCAATTTCTTGAGCGCGTAAATGCTTTTTCACCGTAAGTGGGTAATAGGTACCGCCTTTAACCGTTGCGTCATTGGCGACGATCATGCACTCCACACCGTTTACACGACCCACTCCGGCGACCACTCCGGCGGCAGGAATCACATCATCATATACTTGGTAAGCGGCGAGTTGGCCTATTTCTAGGAAGGCACTGCCTGCATCAAGTAGAGAGTTGATACGGTCTCGAGGTAATAATTTTCCTCGGGCTAAATGACGTTCTTGATAAGAGGGGCCACCGCCTTGAAGAATGATGTCTATTTTTGCTTGCAAGTCGGCAACGATTTTAGACATGCTTTCTGCATTAGATATAAACTCGGCGGAACGAACCTGTATCTTGCTTTGTAAAATGGGCATTGTCGTGCTCCTGATGC includes:
- a CDS encoding carboxyl transferase domain-containing protein — translated: MPILQSKIQVRSAEFISNAESMSKIVADLQAKIDIILQGGGPSYQERHLARGKLLPRDRINSLLDAGSAFLEIGQLAAYQVYDDVIPAAGVVAGVGRVNGVECMIVANDATVKGGTYYPLTVKKHLRAQEIAEQNHLPCIYLVDSGGANLPQQDDVFPDRDHFGRIFYNQARMSAKGIPQIAVVMGLCTAGGAYVPAMADESIIVRDQGTIFLAGPPLVKAATGEVVTAEELGGADVHCRTSGVADHYAENDEHALQIARRCIANLNYKNTHSTQALNITSQEPAAPKFDIKELYGIVGTDLRKSFDVREVIARIVDLSEFDEFKQLYGMTLVTGFAHIHGMPVGIIANNGILFGESAQKGAHFIELCCQRNIPLLFLQNITGFMVGKKYESEGIAKHGAKMVMAVACANVPKITVLIGGSFGAGNYGMCGRAYNPDFLWMWPNARISVMGGEQAAGVMATVRRDKLAREGKEWSHSDEVTFKQPIIDTYEHQGHPYYASGRLWDDGVIDPAQTRSIIALSLAATQNRPQTETRFGVFRM